In Sulfuricurvum sp., the sequence GTCTTGTAGTGATGCTTTCATTGTCTCACCATCTTAACATCATCGAGATAATCAGCCCACCATTGCAATAACTCCCGCATCTGTTCGGTGTAATCCGCCATGTGTGTGTATGCTCTGATTGCTTGGTTCGGTTCTTGGTGATCTAGTACCCGCTCCATTGTCTGAAACGTCGCGCCATGCTTTTGGGCGTGTGTCTCGCATAATGATCGAAACGTACCTCTAAAGCTATGCAGTGTTTGTTTACGCCCGTTTACCTCATCGATAAACCCCATTGATCTTAATGCTTTGTTTGCACTCTCTTTGCCGACGTGTGTTAATGGCTGACTGATACCATGAAACACCCAAACGCCAAACCCCGTTACCTCTCTGATCTCTTTTAGAATTGCTATTGCCTGATGGGGGAGAGGTAAAACAAAGTCGGGCATATTTTTATCTTTCACTTTCATTTCTGATCGTGGTATCGTGATGATCGCTTTATCAAAATCAACGTATGACCATTTGAGCTTACATAGATTATCGGCACGTAGTGGAATGATGGAGACGAAACGTAATACATTCTTGATAATAACGCCGTTGTAGCTGTCGATAGCCCGCAATAGCTCCCCTAGTATTGTTTTGTCCGTAATCTTTGCGTAATTGGTCTTTACGTGCTTTTTGAGAGTATCTTTTTTGCTGATGTTCGCCGTGATGTTAAAAGTAGCGTGACCGTGACTGATAGCATAGAGCCATAATCGCCCACAATCGGTTAAGAGACGGCGGGCGGTTTCGGGGGCGGTTGCTTCTTTGGC encodes:
- a CDS encoding integrase arm-type DNA-binding domain-containing protein; this translates as MANKKITPLTDTEIKNAKAKDKEYTLSDGNGLQLNIKPDGRKVWEIRYTVEGKAKKTTGGTYPAVSLAKARAKRDELKAKVSDGIDPIQEKRERKAIIEAKEIENQTLIDGQFHRVAYGWLDTLVNDETTKTKRRRAFERDIFPFLCTYDAKKNIISSKHIGEIEHPELLKIIIAKEATAPETARRLLTDCGRLWLYAISHGHATFNITANISKKDTLKKHVKTNYAKITDKTILGELLRAIDSYNGVIIKNVLRFVSIIPLRADNLCKLKWSYVDFDKAIITIPRSEMKVKDKNMPDFVLPLPHQAIAILKEIREVTGFGVWVFHGISQPLTHVGKESANKALRSMGFIDEVNGRKQTLHSFRGTFRSLCETHAQKHGATFQTMERVLDHQEPNQAIRAYTHMADYTEQMRELLQWWADYLDDVKMVRQ